One segment of Micromonospora parathelypteridis DNA contains the following:
- a CDS encoding MFS transporter, with protein sequence MTAVQPAADTTTSARLPQRWLILAVLCVAQLVVVLDNTVLTVAVPVLTTELGASTAEVQWMINAYALVLSGLLLTAGSAADRYGRRRMLLAGLVLFGLGSLAAGLASTSGQLIAARAGMGVGGALLVTSTLAVAMQVFDAAERSRAIGIWAATSALGFAIGPPIGGTILAHLPWGAIFGMNVPIVLICLLVGRALIPESRGPAGGRLDVVGAALSTAGLTAVVWAIISGPERGWASVEVLGAAVVGVLLLGFFVGWERRITHPMLDMHFFRDRRFVGAISGVVLITFGATGALFLLTQHLQFVRGYPAWEAGLRMAPFALSIVLLNVSGVVAMVIRRLGLAAAIVVGMTLLAAGLAVVTLSPSEGYGVLLGGLLVMGVGCALANPAIVEAVMSAIPAEKAGAGAGVDGTMTEVGSSLGIAVLGAVLNARFAALLPAGLAGAGSFPAALAAARGGAEREAVTVAFASALETGQLVGAGAVLVGGLVAAGLLHRADRPILAQ encoded by the coding sequence GTGACCGCGGTTCAACCAGCCGCGGACACCACGACATCGGCACGACTGCCGCAGCGGTGGCTCATCCTGGCCGTGCTGTGCGTCGCGCAGCTCGTCGTGGTGCTGGACAACACAGTGCTGACCGTGGCGGTGCCGGTGCTCACCACCGAGTTGGGCGCCAGCACCGCCGAGGTGCAATGGATGATCAACGCGTACGCGTTGGTGCTGTCCGGGTTGCTGCTCACCGCCGGCAGTGCCGCCGACCGGTACGGCCGGCGTCGGATGCTGCTCGCCGGGCTCGTCCTGTTCGGGCTCGGTTCGTTGGCCGCCGGGCTCGCCAGCACCAGCGGGCAACTGATCGCCGCCCGGGCCGGAATGGGCGTTGGCGGTGCGCTGCTGGTCACCTCGACGCTCGCGGTCGCGATGCAGGTCTTCGACGCCGCCGAGCGGTCCCGGGCGATCGGCATCTGGGCTGCGACCAGCGCGTTGGGCTTCGCCATCGGGCCACCGATCGGCGGCACCATCCTCGCGCATCTGCCGTGGGGCGCCATCTTCGGGATGAACGTTCCCATCGTGCTGATCTGCCTGCTCGTCGGTCGTGCGCTGATACCCGAGTCCCGTGGCCCGGCCGGTGGCCGCCTCGACGTGGTGGGCGCGGCGCTCTCCACCGCGGGCCTGACCGCGGTCGTGTGGGCGATCATCTCCGGGCCGGAGCGGGGGTGGGCGTCGGTCGAGGTGCTCGGCGCGGCGGTTGTCGGCGTACTCCTGCTCGGGTTCTTCGTCGGCTGGGAGCGGCGGATCACCCACCCCATGCTGGACATGCACTTCTTCCGGGACCGGCGCTTCGTCGGCGCGATCTCCGGGGTCGTGCTGATCACCTTCGGCGCGACCGGCGCGCTGTTCCTGCTCACCCAGCATCTGCAGTTCGTTCGCGGTTACCCCGCCTGGGAAGCCGGCCTGCGGATGGCGCCCTTCGCGCTGTCCATCGTGCTGCTCAACGTCAGCGGCGTCGTCGCGATGGTGATCCGCCGACTCGGCCTGGCGGCCGCCATCGTCGTCGGCATGACGCTGCTCGCGGCTGGTCTCGCGGTGGTCACCCTCTCTCCGTCGGAGGGGTACGGGGTGCTGCTGGGTGGGCTGCTCGTCATGGGTGTCGGTTGCGCGCTGGCCAACCCGGCCATCGTCGAGGCCGTGATGAGCGCGATCCCGGCGGAGAAGGCCGGTGCGGGCGCGGGTGTCGACGGCACCATGACCGAGGTTGGCAGCAGCCTCGGCATCGCGGTGCTCGGCGCCGTGCTGAACGCCCGGTTCGCCGCCCTGCTCCCGGCAGGGCTGGCCGGTGCCGGATCGTTCCCCGCCGCCCTTGCCGCCGCGCGTGGAGGGGCCGAACGGGAGGCCGTCACCGTGGCCTTCGCCTCGGCGCTGGAGACGGGACAGTTGGTGGGCGCGGGCGCGGTTCTGGTGGGTGGCCTCGTCGCCGCCGGCTTGCTGCACCGGGCAGACCGCCCCATACTCGCCCAATAA
- a CDS encoding MFS transporter encodes MKGRLGTLTALYVTQYLGVGFITVGLTAILRDGGTSLDTLALLQIVGLIWPIKFLWAPILDRYGSRHRGHYRSWLLVLQTALVLALLALLPFSNPADALGPIIAICAAYVFFSATQDIAVDAVAVRMLAESARGTGNGIQVAASYLGNLLGGGACVLVYDQFGWAPAIGLLAAMTAVGLLVVWRFREPPRTDRVARVGTAYRALLSVFGQPGCRWWTFGVVPLVYVGAGMAYALVTPALVDAGWSLGRIGVVTGVVTSAPAIVAGLVAGLGIGRFGRSGVLVVGGVALTVSTLLLLPLMNGRAPLGTTVAALCCFMVAYTIANVVLYTVNMDYSRPDTGGTDFTVLSSFGLVCSFVAASIGLAAADQVGYPAVAVAAIVLVAAGVALGLAHQRRFPHQPGPVAGSAAEPPTVDGVKAAA; translated from the coding sequence ATGAAGGGCCGCCTCGGCACCCTGACCGCCCTGTACGTCACCCAGTACCTCGGCGTCGGCTTCATCACCGTCGGGCTGACCGCCATCCTGCGCGACGGCGGCACCTCGCTGGACACTCTGGCGCTGTTGCAGATCGTCGGCCTGATCTGGCCCATCAAGTTCCTCTGGGCGCCGATCCTCGACCGGTACGGCTCGCGGCACCGCGGCCACTACCGATCCTGGTTGCTCGTGCTCCAGACCGCCCTGGTGCTCGCCCTGCTGGCGCTGCTGCCGTTCTCCAATCCGGCCGACGCGCTCGGCCCGATCATCGCCATCTGCGCCGCGTACGTCTTCTTCTCCGCCACGCAGGACATCGCCGTGGACGCCGTCGCCGTCCGGATGCTCGCCGAGTCGGCGCGGGGGACCGGCAACGGCATTCAGGTCGCCGCCAGCTACCTCGGCAACCTGCTGGGCGGCGGTGCCTGCGTCCTGGTCTACGACCAGTTCGGGTGGGCGCCGGCGATCGGTTTGCTGGCCGCGATGACGGCGGTCGGCCTGCTGGTGGTGTGGCGGTTCCGGGAGCCTCCGCGTACCGATCGGGTGGCCCGGGTCGGCACGGCCTACCGGGCGCTGCTGTCGGTGTTCGGCCAGCCGGGCTGCCGGTGGTGGACGTTCGGCGTGGTGCCACTGGTCTACGTCGGTGCGGGGATGGCGTACGCCCTGGTGACGCCGGCTCTGGTCGACGCGGGGTGGTCGTTGGGTCGGATCGGTGTCGTCACGGGCGTGGTGACCAGTGCCCCGGCCATCGTGGCGGGTCTGGTCGCGGGGCTCGGCATCGGGCGGTTCGGGCGTAGTGGCGTGCTCGTGGTCGGCGGCGTGGCCCTCACGGTGTCGACGCTGCTGCTGTTGCCGCTGATGAACGGCCGCGCGCCGCTGGGTACGACGGTTGCCGCGCTCTGCTGCTTCATGGTGGCCTACACCATCGCCAACGTCGTGCTCTACACGGTGAACATGGACTACTCGCGGCCCGACACCGGCGGCACCGACTTCACCGTCCTGTCGTCGTTCGGCCTGGTCTGCTCGTTCGTGGCCGCTTCCATCGGTCTCGCGGCCGCCGACCAGGTCGGCTACCCGGCCGTCGCGGTCGCCGCCATCGTGCTGGTGGCCGCCGGCGTCGCCCTCGGCCTCGCCCACCAGCGGCGATTCCCGCACCAGCCTGGTCCGGTCGCCGGTTCGGCGGCAGAGCCACCGACGGTGGACGGCGTTAAGGCTGCGGCGTGA
- a CDS encoding DUF305 domain-containing protein: MDEQIVAGRPGSRARVGRIIGVVATLVATALAVGLAQGWGRTDRAPEAPPAAGPPAAAPPAAPVTTASVLLNSTDDAFIQLLIPMNEGALALIDQFETRPADADPSLRALLADVRVAHQAELRDLRGLLAAGNVAELNIHEGHQMPGMVTDTSLAELRAAPDAEVSSRAAALLRAHLAQTVVLCRGEQNAGGSPELKALAGRIQQARAAELSTLDGRPGATTAAPVN, from the coding sequence ATGGACGAGCAGATCGTGGCGGGGCGTCCCGGGTCTCGGGCGCGCGTCGGGCGGATCATCGGTGTCGTCGCGACTCTGGTCGCCACGGCGCTGGCCGTCGGTCTCGCCCAGGGTTGGGGCCGCACCGACCGTGCACCGGAGGCCCCGCCGGCCGCTGGCCCGCCGGCCGCAGCCCCGCCGGCTGCTCCGGTGACGACCGCGTCCGTGCTGCTCAACAGCACCGACGACGCCTTCATTCAACTGCTGATCCCGATGAACGAGGGCGCGCTCGCGCTGATCGACCAGTTCGAGACCCGACCAGCGGACGCGGATCCGTCGCTGCGCGCCCTGCTCGCCGACGTCCGGGTGGCGCATCAGGCCGAGTTGCGGGACCTGCGCGGGCTGCTGGCCGCAGGCAACGTTGCGGAGCTGAACATCCACGAGGGGCATCAGATGCCCGGCATGGTCACCGACACCAGTCTCGCCGAACTGCGCGCCGCGCCCGACGCCGAGGTGTCGTCCCGGGCGGCTGCTCTGCTCCGGGCGCACCTCGCACAGACCGTGGTGCTGTGCCGGGGCGAGCAGAACGCGGGCGGAAGCCCGGAGTTGAAGGCGCTCGCCGGGCGGATCCAGCAGGCGCGGGCTGCCGAGCTGAGCACTCTGGACGGCCGGCCTGGCGCGACCACGGCTGCACCGGTCAACTGA
- a CDS encoding DUF2855 family protein, with protein sequence MADSWTFAVARDDLGQTTIVDGATPALADGEALLRVDRVGLTANNVTYAVLGDSMRYWEFFPPAAGGLGPQWGLPPLWGFADVVASTVAGVEVGQRVYGYLPPAGHLLVRPDRVDASGFRDASPHRAELPSPYNAYRSTIGDPAYQPDQEDLLILFRPLFFTSFMLADQVVDNDFYGAESLLLSSASSKTAYAAAFELRRRGPRVVGLTSPGNVAFTRSLGCYDEVVSYDDVATLDVVPTVYLDLSGAHSTRLALRQHLGDRLVRDIAVGLTNQTPNADAAEEVFFAPVQMRKRSHDWGRDGLDQRFTEAWQRFTAVVSGWLDVQVGAGPEALQHAWLDVLAGRTPPRVGHVVQL encoded by the coding sequence ATGGCTGACTCATGGACCTTCGCCGTCGCGCGTGACGACCTCGGGCAGACCACGATCGTCGATGGTGCCACGCCCGCTCTGGCCGACGGCGAGGCGCTGCTGCGCGTGGACCGCGTCGGCCTCACCGCCAACAACGTGACCTACGCGGTGCTCGGCGACTCCATGCGCTACTGGGAGTTCTTCCCGCCGGCTGCCGGGGGGCTCGGGCCGCAGTGGGGCCTTCCGCCGCTCTGGGGCTTCGCCGACGTGGTCGCGTCGACGGTCGCCGGGGTCGAGGTGGGGCAGCGGGTCTACGGTTACCTCCCACCCGCGGGTCACCTGTTGGTGCGGCCGGACCGGGTGGACGCGTCCGGGTTCCGCGACGCGAGCCCGCACCGGGCCGAGTTGCCGTCGCCGTACAACGCGTACCGGTCGACCATCGGCGACCCGGCGTACCAGCCCGACCAGGAGGATCTGCTGATCCTCTTCCGGCCGTTGTTCTTCACCTCGTTCATGCTGGCCGACCAGGTCGTCGACAACGACTTCTACGGCGCCGAGTCGTTGCTGCTGTCGTCGGCGTCGAGCAAGACCGCGTACGCCGCCGCGTTCGAACTACGCCGGCGCGGGCCGCGCGTGGTCGGGCTCACCTCACCTGGCAACGTGGCCTTCACCCGTTCGCTCGGCTGCTACGACGAGGTCGTCTCGTACGACGACGTCGCCACCCTCGACGTGGTCCCGACCGTCTACCTCGACCTGTCCGGCGCGCACTCGACCCGTCTAGCCCTGCGTCAGCACCTCGGTGACCGGCTCGTCCGGGACATCGCGGTCGGGCTCACCAACCAGACGCCGAACGCCGACGCCGCCGAGGAGGTGTTCTTCGCGCCGGTCCAGATGCGCAAGCGCAGCCACGACTGGGGCCGCGACGGGCTCGACCAGCGGTTCACCGAGGCCTGGCAGCGCTTCACCGCCGTCGTGAGCGGGTGGCTCGACGTGCAGGTCGGCGCCGGACCGGAGGCTCTCCAGCACGCGTGGCTCGACGTCCTCGCGGGTCGTACGCCGCCTCGGGTGGGTCACGTCGTCCAGCTCTGA
- a CDS encoding siderophore-interacting protein yields the protein MKRNWEALVLKAMGGRDFRLTVLSTESIDGHYQRLLLDGGGLLEACGVHPTMWIRLWFDNDGRAHQRAYTLVDPDPATGRFTLEFAIHDGCATRWATAAQVGDTITATVQGSAFELPDPAPEHLYLVGDAASLPAVNSLLDAGADIPATVWLEYAHEGEKALVPRARAHHDVTWVPRRDDGQHLVDTVCAALPTTGAGHYWVACEAASTRGITRHIRRTLGVDKDRLTSLGYWKAA from the coding sequence GTGAAACGGAACTGGGAGGCCCTGGTCCTCAAGGCCATGGGAGGCCGGGACTTTCGGTTGACCGTGTTGAGCACCGAATCGATCGACGGGCACTACCAGCGGCTTCTCCTCGACGGAGGCGGCCTGCTGGAGGCGTGCGGGGTGCACCCCACGATGTGGATCCGACTGTGGTTCGACAACGACGGCCGGGCACACCAGCGCGCGTACACGCTGGTGGACCCCGACCCGGCCACCGGCCGGTTCACCCTCGAATTCGCCATCCACGACGGCTGCGCCACCCGCTGGGCCACCGCGGCCCAGGTCGGTGACACCATCACCGCGACCGTTCAGGGCAGCGCGTTCGAGCTGCCCGATCCCGCGCCCGAGCACCTCTACCTCGTCGGCGACGCGGCGTCCCTGCCCGCGGTGAACAGCCTGCTCGACGCCGGCGCCGACATCCCGGCGACGGTCTGGCTGGAGTACGCGCACGAGGGCGAGAAGGCGCTCGTGCCACGGGCCCGCGCGCACCACGACGTCACCTGGGTGCCTCGACGCGACGACGGTCAACACCTCGTCGACACGGTCTGCGCGGCGCTGCCGACCACCGGGGCGGGTCACTACTGGGTGGCCTGCGAGGCGGCCAGCACCCGCGGCATCACCCGACACATCCGGCGGACGCTCGGCGTCGACAAGGACCGGTTGACCTCCCTCGGCTACTGGAAAGCGGCATGA
- a CDS encoding ice-binding family protein, with the protein MTTKLFSHRRRAALSALAAVAASGTAVAVLIFSGTGASAAEAPVGLGTAADFSVLAGSTVTNTGPTFLAQSLGVSPGDTNPGFPPGLVGGEVHLDDGVAQQAKLDLTTAYNDAAGRTPFTNLPAELGGSTLIPGVYRIGAAQLTGNLTLNSQGDPAAVFIFQIDSTLTTAPNSSVVFINGSSPCNVYWQIGSSATIGTGTRFMGNILAQTSITMNTGATLQGRALAQTGAVTLQTNTINAPVCLQPTGTPTQPTGTPTGQPTGTPTSTPTGTPTGTPTGTPTGTPTGTPTGQPTGTPTGQPTGQPTPTRTKLPVTGGSGGSALVPVLSGIGGVAVISGAALLLLYRRRTTNS; encoded by the coding sequence GTGACAACCAAACTATTCAGCCATCGGCGACGCGCGGCCTTGTCCGCACTGGCGGCCGTTGCGGCCAGCGGCACAGCCGTCGCCGTATTGATCTTCAGTGGCACCGGCGCGAGCGCCGCCGAGGCACCGGTCGGCCTGGGAACAGCGGCGGACTTCTCCGTGCTGGCCGGCTCCACGGTCACCAACACCGGGCCGACCTTCCTCGCCCAGAGCCTCGGCGTCAGCCCCGGCGACACCAACCCCGGCTTCCCGCCCGGACTCGTCGGCGGTGAGGTCCACCTCGACGACGGCGTCGCTCAACAGGCCAAGCTCGACCTGACCACCGCCTACAACGACGCGGCCGGCCGGACTCCGTTCACCAACCTTCCGGCCGAACTGGGCGGCAGCACGCTGATCCCCGGGGTCTACCGGATCGGCGCCGCACAACTGACCGGAAACCTGACGCTCAACAGCCAGGGTGATCCGGCGGCGGTGTTCATCTTCCAGATCGACTCCACCCTCACCACCGCGCCCAACAGCAGCGTCGTGTTCATCAACGGGTCCTCGCCCTGCAACGTCTACTGGCAGATCGGCAGCTCGGCCACGATCGGCACGGGCACCCGGTTCATGGGCAACATCCTGGCCCAGACCTCGATCACCATGAACACCGGCGCCACCCTCCAGGGCCGCGCCCTGGCACAGACCGGCGCTGTCACCCTCCAGACCAACACCATCAACGCCCCCGTCTGCCTCCAGCCGACCGGAACGCCCACCCAGCCCACCGGCACACCGACCGGGCAGCCCACGGGCACGCCGACGAGCACGCCCACGGGGACACCGACCGGCACACCGACCGGGACACCGACCGGGACACCGACGGGGACTCCGACCGGCCAGCCCACGGGCACGCCGACCGGACAGCCCACCGGCCAACCCACACCCACCCGCACGAAGCTGCCGGTCACCGGCGGTAGCGGCGGTAGCGCTCTGGTGCCCGTCCTGAGCGGGATCGGCGGCGTCGCCGTCATCAGCGGCGCAGCTCTGCTGCTCCTCTACCGACGCCGGACGACCAACTCCTGA
- a CDS encoding sigma-70 family RNA polymerase sigma factor: MSSAGRALPDTGLVVAARQGDQRALDEVVAASLPLVYNIVGRALRGHADVDDVVQETLVRVIRYLPALNDPTAYRSWLVAIAIRQVRDWEQRRRIALNRDAGLDAIHNVPDPASDFAGMTILRLGLTDQRREVAEATRWLDPDDQELLSLWWLEETGEIARTEVADALGLSPGHVAVRIHRMKEQIQSARGVVRALRARPGCPDLRTVSAEWDGVPSPLWRKRLARHVRECAFCGRLNANLLPIDRLLAGLPLLPLPAGLSAHFPSAASPAASQAFGHQPPGLSAEQTVGQAPAGGVPTDAGGGPSVVDLAVHRPRGLVPSLAAGVAAAVLAITLAVVILPEDPAAPSWAAPPSPAPTAVASPSSAPSRSARPSSRAPVAPAVSSARKGVGVWNFAGASQALASSKAGWYYTWGTQHPGISTPQGVAFVPMIRSAENVTAAELARARAAGPYLLTFNEPDLAEQANMTVEQALDLWPQLMATGSKLGSPAVAWGGPEPQGWLDRFMTGAQARGHRVDFITLHWFGADFATTTAVDQLRQYLQAVYQRYKKPIWLTEFALIRFDGGGPQFPRQEQQAAFLTAATAMLGQLSYVQRYAWFGLPATDKDRSGLFTDGTEATLVGRAFQAAR, translated from the coding sequence ATGTCGTCAGCCGGTCGAGCACTACCCGATACCGGGTTGGTCGTCGCGGCCAGACAGGGTGACCAGCGCGCTCTCGACGAGGTCGTCGCGGCCTCGCTTCCGCTGGTCTACAACATCGTCGGGCGAGCGCTCCGCGGTCACGCCGACGTCGACGACGTGGTCCAGGAGACCTTGGTACGGGTCATCCGGTACCTGCCCGCGCTCAACGACCCGACGGCATACCGGTCCTGGCTGGTGGCGATCGCCATCCGCCAGGTGCGCGACTGGGAGCAGCGCCGACGAATCGCGCTCAACCGCGACGCCGGGCTCGACGCCATCCACAATGTGCCCGACCCCGCCTCCGACTTCGCCGGGATGACCATCCTCCGGCTCGGCCTCACCGACCAACGACGCGAGGTCGCCGAGGCGACCCGCTGGCTCGACCCGGACGACCAGGAGCTGCTCTCGCTGTGGTGGCTGGAGGAGACCGGCGAGATCGCCCGAACCGAGGTCGCCGACGCGCTCGGGCTGTCGCCCGGCCACGTCGCGGTGCGGATCCACCGGATGAAGGAGCAGATTCAGAGCGCTCGGGGCGTCGTACGCGCGCTGCGCGCCCGCCCCGGTTGCCCGGACCTGCGCACCGTGAGCGCCGAGTGGGACGGCGTTCCCAGCCCGCTGTGGCGCAAGCGGCTGGCCCGACACGTCCGCGAGTGCGCGTTCTGTGGACGACTGAACGCCAACCTCCTGCCGATCGACCGGCTGCTCGCCGGCCTGCCGTTGCTGCCACTGCCGGCGGGTCTGAGCGCCCACTTTCCGAGCGCCGCGTCCCCGGCGGCCTCGCAGGCCTTCGGGCATCAACCCCCGGGCCTGTCGGCCGAGCAGACGGTCGGGCAAGCCCCGGCGGGCGGTGTGCCCACCGACGCGGGCGGCGGCCCGAGCGTCGTCGACCTTGCGGTGCACCGTCCTCGCGGCCTTGTCCCATCCCTCGCGGCCGGGGTGGCCGCCGCCGTCCTCGCCATCACCCTGGCGGTGGTGATCCTGCCGGAGGATCCGGCCGCACCCTCGTGGGCTGCCCCGCCGTCCCCCGCGCCCACCGCCGTCGCCTCCCCGAGCAGCGCACCGTCGCGGAGCGCACGACCGTCGTCGAGGGCTCCGGTCGCGCCGGCGGTCAGCTCCGCGCGTAAGGGCGTCGGAGTGTGGAACTTCGCCGGGGCCAGCCAGGCGTTGGCGAGTTCCAAGGCTGGTTGGTACTACACCTGGGGCACCCAGCACCCGGGGATCAGCACTCCGCAGGGTGTGGCGTTCGTGCCGATGATCCGCAGCGCGGAGAACGTCACCGCCGCCGAGTTGGCCCGAGCCAGGGCGGCCGGGCCCTATCTGCTCACCTTCAACGAGCCGGACCTGGCGGAACAGGCGAACATGACCGTTGAGCAGGCACTGGACCTGTGGCCGCAGTTGATGGCCACGGGGAGCAAGCTGGGTAGCCCGGCGGTCGCCTGGGGTGGCCCGGAGCCGCAGGGTTGGTTGGACAGGTTCATGACCGGCGCCCAGGCCCGCGGTCACCGGGTGGACTTCATCACGCTGCACTGGTTCGGTGCCGACTTCGCGACCACCACCGCCGTCGACCAGCTCCGTCAGTATCTGCAGGCGGTGTACCAGCGGTACAAAAAACCGATCTGGCTGACCGAGTTCGCACTGATCCGCTTCGACGGCGGCGGTCCACAGTTCCCGCGCCAGGAGCAGCAGGCGGCCTTCCTCACCGCGGCCACCGCCATGCTCGGTCAGTTGTCCTACGTGCAGCGATACGCCTGGTTCGGGCTGCCCGCCACCGACAAGGACCGGTCCGGTTTGTTCACCGACGGCACCGAGGCAACCCTGGTCGGCCGCGCATTCCAAGCGGCCCGTTGA
- a CDS encoding GNAT family N-acetyltransferase translates to MTHLEKIAGLGELSLVTVDPDRDAALLHDWVTRPRNSFWGMGSHTLEEVHETYTFVDGLPTHHAYLIMVDAEPVGLFQTYQPEADPVGERYPVQPGDVGMHLLLSPDRRIARGLTNAVGPALARFLFGDPAAQRIVVEPDVRNHLALRRLEIEGFTFDSEIDMPDKLAQLAFLTRARFAARHPTPA, encoded by the coding sequence ATGACGCACCTGGAGAAGATCGCCGGCCTCGGTGAGTTGTCGTTGGTGACCGTGGACCCCGACCGGGACGCCGCGCTTCTGCACGACTGGGTCACCCGCCCCCGCAACTCCTTCTGGGGCATGGGCTCGCACACCCTCGAAGAGGTACACGAGACCTACACCTTCGTGGACGGCCTGCCGACGCACCACGCGTACCTGATCATGGTGGACGCGGAGCCGGTTGGCCTGTTCCAGACCTACCAGCCCGAGGCGGACCCGGTCGGCGAGCGCTACCCGGTGCAGCCCGGAGACGTCGGGATGCACCTGCTGCTCAGCCCGGACCGGCGCATCGCACGCGGCCTCACCAACGCCGTCGGCCCCGCCCTCGCCCGATTCCTGTTCGGTGACCCGGCCGCCCAACGGATCGTGGTCGAGCCGGACGTCCGCAACCACCTCGCCCTACGCCGGCTCGAGATCGAGGGCTTCACCTTCGACTCGGAGATCGACATGCCGGACAAGCTCGCCCAACTCGCGTTTCTGACGCGCGCCCGGTTCGCGGCGAGACACCCGACGCCGGCCTGA
- a CDS encoding PP2C family protein-serine/threonine phosphatase: MVDVGEMVRWLQLNAPRGGPDELSQLVARAAPAIDASEIVIYLADYTQSLLVPLLGAGLVRDELSIETTLAGRAFTNLDIQRAPDNPDRVWVPLLLGCERMGVLEIVSPAAADETLDGAAWEVAVNIAQILVNRRLYGDVVERMRRRLPMQVAAEIVWGLLPPLTFATDDLVITAILEPCYDVGGDIFDYALNDDVLSVGLFDTCGHGIKASTLASLVVSAYRNARRCGLDLVDTAISIDRWVRSEHPNFFATGLLIELDRQTGRLSVINAGHPGAMLLRDGKAIRELPGPTALPLGLGHLSARRPRVHVEDLHPGDRILAYTDGITDARSADGEQFGLDRLVDFVNRALNDGLPSPETMRRLVRAVVGYQDDKLEDDATALFVEWRPPHLPLAHLRDLAATRS; the protein is encoded by the coding sequence GTGGTCGACGTCGGCGAGATGGTGCGTTGGCTGCAGCTCAATGCACCCCGAGGTGGGCCGGACGAACTGTCCCAGTTGGTCGCCCGGGCCGCTCCCGCCATCGACGCCAGCGAGATCGTGATCTATCTCGCCGACTACACGCAGTCCCTCCTCGTGCCACTGCTCGGCGCGGGTCTCGTCCGGGACGAGTTGTCGATCGAGACGACCCTCGCCGGCCGAGCCTTCACCAACCTCGACATCCAGCGCGCGCCCGACAACCCGGATCGGGTCTGGGTGCCACTGCTGCTCGGCTGCGAACGGATGGGCGTGTTGGAGATCGTCTCGCCGGCGGCCGCCGACGAGACCCTGGACGGGGCGGCCTGGGAGGTGGCGGTCAACATCGCCCAGATCCTGGTCAACCGCCGGCTCTACGGTGACGTGGTCGAGCGGATGCGGCGACGTCTCCCGATGCAGGTCGCGGCCGAGATCGTGTGGGGCCTGCTCCCGCCGCTGACCTTCGCCACCGACGACCTGGTGATCACCGCCATCCTCGAACCCTGTTACGACGTCGGCGGCGACATCTTCGACTACGCGCTGAACGACGACGTGCTCAGTGTCGGGCTCTTCGACACCTGCGGGCACGGCATCAAGGCCAGCACCCTGGCCTCGCTGGTGGTCAGCGCGTACCGCAACGCCCGTCGGTGTGGCCTCGACCTGGTCGACACGGCGATCAGCATCGACCGGTGGGTGCGTTCCGAGCACCCGAACTTCTTCGCGACCGGGCTGCTCATCGAGTTGGACCGCCAGACCGGCCGGCTAAGCGTGATCAACGCGGGTCATCCCGGCGCGATGCTGCTGCGCGACGGCAAGGCCATTCGGGAGTTGCCGGGGCCGACCGCGTTGCCGCTCGGTCTGGGCCACCTGTCCGCCCGCCGCCCGCGGGTGCACGTGGAGGATCTGCACCCCGGCGACCGCATCCTCGCCTACACCGACGGCATCACCGATGCGCGTAGCGCGGACGGGGAGCAGTTCGGGCTGGACCGGCTCGTCGACTTCGTCAACCGTGCCCTCAACGACGGGTTGCCCAGCCCGGAGACGATGCGTCGCCTGGTACGCGCCGTCGTCGGATACCAGGACGACAAGCTTGAGGACGACGCCACGGCCCTCTTCGTGGAGTGGCGCCCGCCGCACCTGCCGCTCGCGCATCTTCGCGACCTCGCCGCGACCCGGTCCTGA
- a CDS encoding RNA polymerase sigma factor SigF yields MAIIVETATSTRVDQPSHDQSPDDLLAALAATPANDPQRPALRDRAIEAWLPLARHLARRYAGRGAPDEDLAQTASVGLIKAVDNFDHSRGVDFSGYAIPTIIGEIKRYFRDRTWAVRVPRRLQELRLSISAANNTLTQTLGRSPTVADIASYLDLSEETVLEGLEGARAYRATSLSTPAGADGNRELGDTLGGDDHEFNLVEIRVALGPALATLPERERQILSLRFHGNLTQAQIAERIGVSQMHVSRLITRSLATLRQHLAGSDYSAF; encoded by the coding sequence ATGGCCATCATCGTCGAGACCGCGACCAGCACCCGCGTCGACCAGCCGAGCCACGACCAGAGCCCGGACGACCTCCTGGCCGCCCTGGCGGCGACCCCGGCGAACGACCCGCAACGCCCCGCGCTGCGGGACCGCGCCATCGAGGCATGGCTGCCGCTCGCCCGGCACCTGGCGCGCCGCTACGCCGGCCGCGGCGCACCCGACGAGGACCTGGCCCAGACCGCCTCGGTCGGGCTCATCAAGGCCGTGGACAACTTCGACCACAGCCGGGGTGTCGACTTCAGCGGGTACGCCATCCCCACCATCATCGGTGAGATCAAGCGGTACTTCCGGGATCGCACCTGGGCGGTGCGCGTGCCCCGCCGCCTCCAGGAGCTGCGTCTCTCGATCAGCGCGGCGAACAACACCCTGACCCAGACCCTCGGTCGCTCGCCGACCGTGGCCGACATCGCGTCCTACCTCGACCTGTCCGAGGAGACCGTCCTGGAAGGGTTGGAAGGTGCGCGCGCCTACCGGGCCACCTCGCTCTCCACTCCGGCCGGGGCCGACGGCAACCGGGAGCTCGGGGACACCCTCGGCGGCGACGACCACGAATTCAACCTCGTCGAGATCCGCGTCGCCCTCGGCCCGGCCCTCGCCACGCTGCCGGAGCGCGAGCGTCAGATCCTGAGCCTGCGCTTCCACGGCAACCTGACCCAGGCCCAGATCGCCGAGCGGATCGGCGTCTCGCAGATGCACGTCTCCCGGCTGATCACCCGATCGCTGGCCACGCTGCGTCAGCACCTCGCCGGTTCTGACTACAGCGCGTTCTGA